The proteins below are encoded in one region of Salvelinus fontinalis isolate EN_2023a chromosome 10, ASM2944872v1, whole genome shotgun sequence:
- the LOC129863967 gene encoding calmodulin-1 isoform X1: protein MADQLTEEQIAEFKEAFSLFDKDGDGTITTKELGTVMRSLGQNPTEAELQDMINEVDADGNGTIDFPEFLTMMARKMKDTDSEEEIREAFRVFDKDGNGYISAAELRHVMTNLGEKLTDEEVDEMIREADIDGDGQVNYEEFVQMMTAK from the exons ATG GCAGATCAACTGACAGAGGAACAAATTGCTG AGTTCAAAGAAGCCTTCTCGCTGTTCGATAAAGATGGAGATGGCACCATCACCACCAAAGAGCTGGGCACAGTGATGCGCTCGCTGGGACAGAATCCCACAGAGGCCGAGCTGCAGGACATGATAAATGAGGTGGATGCTGATG GAAATGGAACCATTGACTTCCCTGAGTTCCTGACCATGATGGCGAGGAAGATGAAGGACACTGACAGTGAGGAGGAAATCAGAGAAGCTTTCAGAGTCTTTGACAAG GACGGTAACGGCTATATCAGTGCTGCAGAGCTGCGTCACGTTATGACAAACCTCGGTGAGAAACTGACAGACGAGGAGGTGGATGAGATGATCCGGGAGGCTGATATCGATGGAGATGGACAGGTCAACTACGAAG AATTTGTGCAGATGATGACGGCAAAATAA
- the LOC129863967 gene encoding calmodulin-1 isoform X2, with protein MRSLGQNPTEAELQDMINEVDADGNGTIDFPEFLTMMARKMKDTDSEEEIREAFRVFDKDGNGYISAAELRHVMTNLGEKLTDEEVDEMIREADIDGDGQVNYEEFVQMMTAK; from the exons ATGCGCTCGCTGGGACAGAATCCCACAGAGGCCGAGCTGCAGGACATGATAAATGAGGTGGATGCTGATG GAAATGGAACCATTGACTTCCCTGAGTTCCTGACCATGATGGCGAGGAAGATGAAGGACACTGACAGTGAGGAGGAAATCAGAGAAGCTTTCAGAGTCTTTGACAAG GACGGTAACGGCTATATCAGTGCTGCAGAGCTGCGTCACGTTATGACAAACCTCGGTGAGAAACTGACAGACGAGGAGGTGGATGAGATGATCCGGGAGGCTGATATCGATGGAGATGGACAGGTCAACTACGAAG AATTTGTGCAGATGATGACGGCAAAATAA
- the LOC129863969 gene encoding 4F2 cell-surface antigen heavy chain-like, whose product MSKDTEVDMKDVELNDMDQEKQPMTGGAANGDAGSPTCTEKNGSVKVKIPEETETKFTGLSKEELLRVAGTPGWVRTRWALLILFWLGWLGMLAGAVAIIVQAPRCKDIPAMNWWNYGPLYQIGNVQAFSESQNLKGVEDKIDRLSQLRVKGLVIGPIHVAPLDNLVSLNFEEISSDAGNLEQFKGLITAAHKKSINVVLDLTPYYLGSGPWFTNVSVTNVAERLKSALVFWLNQGVDGIQLSGVERVASVVPSLWADIRAIVQNGTEGKRRILIGVTEKTSAVGVSELLNSTGVDLLLSGALRSKSMTATDRAQTVQQLLSSHNQTQLAWNIGDRTEGHLATLVGPDMVNFNQMLLLTLPGTPVFNYGDEIALADADTKSPTMLWDPLEDEETNGTAKEEKEQRLSCRSFFKTLSELRGKERSLQHGDYIPLFNSTSALAYLRQWDQSGRYVAAFNWGSDAVKLQLSHPDLPAQAVVQMSTDMVNLVPDSTVALSELELGPGQAVLLQFPYIA is encoded by the exons ATGAGTAAGGACACAGAGGTTGACATGAAGGATGTGGAGCTCAATGATATGGACCAGGAGAAGCAGCCGATGACGGGCGGGGCAGCGAACGGGGATGCTGGTTCTCCCACCTGCACGGAGAAGAACGGCAGCGTTAAAGTGAAAATCCCCGAGGAGACGGAGACTAAATTTACCGGTTTATCCAAAGAGGAACTCCTCAGGGTCGCTGGAACACCAGG GTGGGTCCGGACAAGATGGGCCCTTCTGATTCTGttctggctgggctggctggggatGCTGGCTGGAGCTGTGGCCATCATTGTTCAAGCACCTCGCTGCAAAGACATTCCTGCCATGAACTGGTGGAATTATGGACCTCTGTACCAAATTGGAAATGTGCAAGCTTTCAGCGAGTCCCAGAATCTAAAGG GTGTGGAGGACAAGATTGACCGTCTGAGCCAGCTGAGGGTTAAAGGTCTGGTCATTGGGCCCATCCATGTTGCCCCCTTAGACAACCTTGTGAGCCTGAACTTTGAGGAGATCTCCTCTGACGCTGGCAATCTGGAACAGTTCAAAGGCCTCATTACAGCTGCACACAAGAAGA GCATCAATGTGGTCCTGGATCTGACTCCCTACTATCTGGGAAGTGGACCATGGTTCACTAACGTTAGTGTCACAAACGTTGCTGAGAGACTCAAG TCTGCCCTGGTGTTCTGGCTGAACCAAGGTGTGGATGGGATCCAGCTGTCTGGTGTAGAGCGTGTGGCCAGCGTAGTTCCGTCTCTTTGGGCTGACATTCGAGCCATTGTCCAGAATGGGACtgagggaaagagaag GATTCTGATTGGAGTGACTGAGAAGACCTCTGCTGTTGGAGTCTCTGAACTGCTTAACTCCACTGGGGTGGACCTACTCCTATCCGGGGCCCTCAGGTCTAAGAGCATGACCGCTACAGATCGTGCGCAGACTGTCCAGCAGCTGCTCTCTTCTCACAACCAGACCCAGCTGGCCTGGAACATTGGGGACAGGACGGAGGGTCACCTGGCCACACTGGTGGGCCCAGACATGGTGAACTTCAACCAGATGCTCCTGCTCACACTGCCCGGAACCCCAGTGTTCAACTATGGGGATGAGATTGCCCTGGCTGATGCG GATACAAAGTCCCCTACGATGCTGTGGGATCCACTCGAAGATGAGGAGACAAATGGAACTGCTAAG GAGGAGAAAGAACAGAGGCTCTCCTGCCGTTCCTTCTTCAAGACTCTGAGTGAACTGCGTGGAAAAGAGCGTTCCCTGCAGCATGGGGACTACATTCCCCTCTTCAATTCCACCTCTGCCCTTGCTTACCTTCGCCAGTGGGACCAGAGTGGGCGCTATGTCGCTGCCTTCAACTGGGGCAGCGACGCAGTGAAACTTCAGCTGTCCCACCCTGACCTGCCTGCTCAGGCTGTGGTCCAGATGAGCACAGACATGGTCAACCTGGTCCCCGACAGTACTGTTGCACTCTCTGAGTTGGAGCTAGGCCCAGGCCAGGCTGTCCTGCTACAGTTCCCCTACATAGCCTAG